A genome region from Carya illinoinensis cultivar Pawnee chromosome 2, C.illinoinensisPawnee_v1, whole genome shotgun sequence includes the following:
- the LOC122301639 gene encoding uncharacterized protein LOC122301639: protein MTLIDSDSDEKFEIARQLVLEGEGSSSRGSSKNARRFIRRDRLQAHQNLFHDYFTDPPIYHHKYFRKKFRMSRPLFLHIQAAIEAYEPYFVQRRDSSGRLGFSSLQKITTALRMLACGVTADFMDEYLKIGETTALRSLKMFVKAVVSIFSEECLRKPNNDDIVRLLAVGKKRGFPGMLGSIDCMHWKWKNCPTARHGMYFGHIHEPIIILEAMTFYDLWIWHAFLRLPKSHNDINVLDRSFIFSDLVQGRTPTVNYTINDHNYAIGYYFANGIYPQWATFVKTISAPQGNKKKYFAAAQESARKDVEHAFGVLQA, encoded by the coding sequence ATGACACTTATTGATTCAGATTCTGACGAAAAATTTGAGATAGCGAGGCAACTTGTTTTAGAAGGAGAAGGATCAAGCTCACGTGGTTCTTCTAAAAATGCACGTAGATTCATAAGACGCGATCGATTGCAAGCCCACCAAAATCTATTTCACGACTATTTTACCGATCCTCCAATCTATCATCACAAATATTTTCGAAAGAAGTTCCGGATGAGTCGTCCTCTATTTCTTCATATCCAAGCTGCAATAGAAGCTTATGAACCTTATTTTGTCCAAAGACGAGATAGTTCTGGAAGGCTTGGTTTTTCTTCCCTTCAAAAAATAACAACTGCTCTAAGGATGCTTGCATGTGGTGTCACGgctgattttatggatgaatatttGAAGATTGGAGAGACTACTGCATTAAGAAGCCTAAAGATGTTTGTCAAAGctgttgtttcaattttttctgaAGAGTGCTTAAGaaaacccaacaatgatgacatTGTTAGATTACTAGCAGTTGGTAAGAAACGTGGATTTCCAGGTATGTTAGGGAGCATCGATTGtatgcattggaagtggaagAACTGCCCAACTGCTAGGCATGGTATGTATTTTGGTCATATCCATGAaccaataattattttagaagcaatGACTTTTTACGATCTATGGATTTGGCATGCCTTTTTGAGGTTGCCGAAGTCTCATAATGATATAAATGTTCTTGATagatcatttatattttctgaCCTTGTTCAAGGGCGTACTCCGACTGTTAATTACACTATTAATGATCATAACTATGCAATAGGGTACTATTTTGCTAATGGAATTTATCCGCAATGGGCAACATTTGTTAAAACTATCTCAGCTCCAcaaggaaacaagaaaaaatattttgctgCAGCCCAAGAGTCCGCAAGGAAGGATGTGGAGCATGCTTTTGGTGTGCTTCAAGCATGA